The proteins below are encoded in one region of Flavobacterium sp. IMCC34852:
- the rpsO gene encoding 30S ribosomal protein S15, translated as MYLSKETKAEIFAKHGGKAENTGSAEGQIALFTFRISHLTEHLKKNRHDYNTERSLVLLVGKRRSLLDYLKKKDINRYREIIKELGIRK; from the coding sequence ATGTATTTAAGTAAAGAAACAAAAGCTGAAATCTTCGCTAAACACGGGGGAAAAGCTGAAAACACCGGTTCTGCTGAAGGGCAAATCGCTTTGTTCACATTTAGAATATCTCACTTAACTGAGCACTTGAAAAAAAATCGTCACGATTACAACACGGAGCGTTCATTAGTACTTTTAGTAGGTAAAAGAAGAAGTCTTCTTGACTATTTAAAGAAAAAAGATATCAACAGATATCGTGAGATTATCAAAGAATTAGGTATTAGAAAATAA
- a CDS encoding glycoside hydrolase family 53 protein translates to MILLITEVIFGQNKKSAFSKGADVGWLPQMEATGYKFYDTDGSEKDCLQLLKDRGMNSIRLRVWVNPSDDKASGHCSKEETVAMALRAQKMGFRIMINFHYSDSWADPAKQFKPKAWEKHSFPELLNDVYNHTFDVINALKVAGVTPEWVQVGNEIPGGMMWPEGSTDNWPQLGQLLNKGYDAVKAVDKNIKVIVHVDEGNNNAKFRKFFDNAAEQKVKYDVIGLSYYPYWIKKDYTETIADLQFNLNDMAQRYDKEVMVVEVGGEDDKVQNTYELLVATIKAVKNVPDNRGIGVLYWEPQGARSWSHYALSAWQVDGKPSPALDAFKEN, encoded by the coding sequence TTGATACTTCTGATAACTGAAGTAATTTTTGGACAAAATAAAAAATCCGCTTTTTCAAAAGGCGCCGATGTGGGTTGGCTACCCCAAATGGAAGCCACAGGCTATAAATTTTACGATACTGACGGCAGTGAAAAAGATTGCCTTCAACTTCTTAAAGACCGTGGCATGAACTCCATTCGTTTGCGGGTTTGGGTTAATCCTTCCGATGACAAAGCCAGCGGTCATTGCAGTAAAGAAGAAACGGTTGCCATGGCATTGCGCGCTCAAAAAATGGGTTTCCGCATCATGATTAACTTCCACTACTCTGATTCTTGGGCTGATCCGGCGAAACAGTTCAAACCCAAAGCTTGGGAAAAACATTCGTTTCCTGAATTACTTAACGATGTTTACAATCACACTTTTGATGTAATCAATGCTTTAAAAGTTGCCGGAGTTACACCGGAATGGGTTCAAGTCGGAAATGAAATTCCCGGTGGTATGATGTGGCCCGAAGGCAGTACCGACAATTGGCCTCAACTCGGGCAATTATTAAACAAAGGTTACGATGCGGTAAAAGCCGTGGACAAAAACATCAAAGTAATTGTTCATGTCGATGAAGGCAACAACAACGCTAAATTCAGAAAGTTTTTCGATAATGCTGCGGAACAAAAGGTGAAATACGACGTAATTGGATTATCTTACTATCCGTATTGGATAAAAAAAGACTATACTGAAACCATAGCCGATTTACAATTCAACCTAAACGATATGGCCCAACGCTACGATAAAGAAGTCATGGTAGTTGAAGTTGGTGGTGAAGATGACAAAGTACAGAACACTTACGAACTGTTAGTCGCCACCATCAAAGCCGTGAAAAATGTGCCCGATAACAGAGGTATCGGTGTACTCTATTGGGAACCACAAGGCGCCAGAAGTTGGAGTCATTACGCTCTAAGTGCCTGGCAAGTCGATGGCAAACCTTCACCCGCATTAGATGCTTTTAAAGAAAATTAA
- the xrtF gene encoding exosortase family protein XrtF codes for MKNLLLQYKPFLLFLGKFLLTYIVLTLVYQSYLNRFEVEKNEVDSFSQLVANQTQSVLTLFDAKAHIEAHPTEPSIKIFYKDQYISRIIEGCNALSVIILFVSFIVAFTGKFKQTLIFILLGSVLIHFLNIARIALLCIALYSFPEYEHMLHGVVFPLVIYGIVFLLWVIWVNKFSLHATTTAKK; via the coding sequence TTGAAGAATCTGCTTCTGCAATACAAACCTTTTTTGCTTTTTCTGGGGAAATTCTTGCTGACATATATAGTGCTGACGTTGGTTTATCAGTCGTATTTGAATCGGTTTGAGGTTGAAAAAAATGAAGTCGATTCGTTTTCACAATTGGTGGCCAATCAAACCCAATCGGTTTTGACTTTATTTGATGCCAAAGCCCATATCGAAGCGCATCCGACAGAACCCAGCATAAAAATCTTTTACAAAGACCAATACATTTCCCGAATCATAGAAGGTTGCAATGCCTTGAGTGTGATTATTTTGTTTGTTTCATTCATCGTTGCTTTTACCGGGAAATTCAAACAAACACTCATTTTTATTCTTTTGGGAAGTGTTCTAATTCACTTTTTAAATATCGCCAGAATTGCTTTGCTTTGTATAGCATTATACAGCTTCCCGGAATACGAGCACATGCTTCACGGCGTTGTTTTTCCCTTAGTCATTTACGGAATTGTGTTTTTGCTTTGGGTTATTTGGGTCAATAAATTTTCATTACATGCTACAACTACTGCTAAAAAATAA
- a CDS encoding GAF domain-containing protein produces the protein MNFENLKPQVISILSEEHVERDVKLKNLCQFLSDNVDYYNWVGFYFANQDNRTLHLGPYVGAETDHTVIPFGKGICGQVAESNANFVVPDVSAQDNYIACSFTVKSEIVVPLFVDGVNIGQIDIDSHVIDPFTEADERFLEFVNEQVAKLF, from the coding sequence ATGAATTTCGAAAACTTAAAACCACAAGTAATTAGCATCCTTTCTGAAGAGCATGTTGAAAGAGATGTAAAACTCAAAAACCTTTGCCAATTTTTATCCGATAATGTTGACTACTACAATTGGGTTGGTTTTTATTTTGCCAATCAGGACAACAGAACCTTACATCTCGGACCTTATGTGGGTGCCGAAACTGACCATACCGTAATTCCGTTTGGAAAAGGCATTTGCGGACAAGTAGCTGAATCCAATGCTAACTTTGTCGTTCCCGATGTTTCGGCTCAAGACAATTATATTGCCTGTAGCTTTACAGTAAAATCAGAAATTGTAGTGCCACTTTTTGTAGATGGTGTAAATATTGGTCAAATAGACATCGACAGTCATGTGATTGACCCTTTTACTGAGGCAGATGAAAGATTTTTAGAGTTTGTGAATGAGCAAGTTGCTAAACTTTTTTAA
- a CDS encoding glycoside hydrolase family 53 protein, whose translation MKKILFILFSISLFSCSSDSNSESEPIIEDEFIRGADMSYLPLIESEGTVYKHNGANQDPIITLKNAGCNAIRMRLWQNPSNAHSGMAEVKAFALRVKAAGLKVWLTVHYSDTWADPANQTKPAAWQSMSFTDLKTAVSDYTNLVMTEINPDIIQIGNETNDGMLWPEGRLSTNETQYLELVSSASAAIRSKSATTKIMLHHAGTSGADWYYSKVANIDYNYIGLSYYPIWHGTDLVALQNKMNTLGQLYDKKVVIAETAYPFTFGYNDYTNNIIGLSNQILPAYPATELGQKSFLSTIKNTINQSSHGIGFCYWGSEWVAFRGPTSTNGSPWENQALWDFNNNSLPVMEVFNAE comes from the coding sequence ATGAAAAAGATACTCTTTATTTTATTTTCAATCTCATTATTTTCTTGTTCTTCAGACAGTAATTCTGAAAGCGAACCAATCATAGAAGACGAATTCATTCGTGGTGCCGATATGTCTTATTTACCTTTAATAGAAAGCGAAGGCACAGTTTATAAACACAATGGCGCAAATCAAGATCCAATTATAACCTTAAAAAATGCAGGCTGCAATGCCATCAGAATGCGACTTTGGCAAAATCCATCCAACGCACATTCCGGAATGGCCGAAGTAAAAGCCTTTGCCCTGAGAGTAAAAGCTGCCGGCTTAAAAGTTTGGCTAACCGTTCATTACTCAGATACTTGGGCTGATCCGGCGAACCAAACCAAACCTGCCGCTTGGCAAAGCATGAGTTTTACAGACTTAAAAACAGCGGTTTCTGATTATACCAATTTGGTAATGACCGAAATCAATCCTGATATTATCCAAATCGGGAACGAAACCAACGATGGCATGCTTTGGCCGGAAGGGAGATTGTCTACTAATGAAACCCAATATTTAGAACTGGTTTCAAGTGCGAGTGCAGCCATCAGAAGTAAATCTGCAACCACCAAAATCATGCTGCACCATGCAGGAACATCAGGCGCAGACTGGTATTACAGTAAAGTAGCCAATATTGATTACAACTATATTGGTCTCTCCTATTATCCGATTTGGCACGGAACTGATTTGGTGGCTTTACAAAATAAAATGAACACTTTGGGTCAATTGTATGACAAAAAAGTGGTTATAGCTGAAACTGCTTATCCGTTTACCTTCGGCTATAATGATTATACTAATAACATCATCGGCTTGTCCAACCAAATTCTTCCTGCTTATCCCGCGACAGAGCTAGGACAAAAAAGCTTTCTCTCTACCATAAAAAACACCATAAACCAAAGCTCACATGGTATCGGATTTTGCTACTGGGGAAGCGAATGGGTGGCTTTCCGCGGACCAACATCCACCAACGGTTCGCCATGGGAAAACCAAGCTTTATGGGACTTTAATAACAATTCGCTTCCGGTTATGGAGGTTTTTAATGCTGAATAA
- a CDS encoding exosortase F system-associated membrane protein produces the protein MLQLLLKNKAKVFWSLFLIGLLICIRLFEDNLFYDPFLAYFKSEYAHAKLPQFNVFKLFFSLGIRFYLNSVISLFLLYVIFKDTKIVKFSMLLYMILGSILMISFIFVLTFFGEENKMTLFYLRRFLIQPIFIMLFIPAFYYQKQVKK, from the coding sequence ATGCTACAACTACTGCTAAAAAATAAAGCGAAAGTGTTTTGGTCTTTGTTTCTGATCGGATTGTTAATCTGTATCAGACTTTTTGAAGACAATTTGTTCTATGACCCGTTTTTGGCCTATTTCAAAAGCGAATATGCCCATGCTAAGTTGCCTCAGTTCAATGTTTTTAAACTGTTTTTTAGTTTAGGCATTCGATTTTACCTCAATTCGGTGATTTCTTTGTTTTTGTTGTATGTGATTTTTAAAGATACCAAAATCGTCAAGTTTTCTATGTTGTTGTATATGATTTTGGGGTCAATATTGATGATTAGCTTCATTTTTGTACTGACATTTTTTGGCGAAGAAAATAAAATGACGCTCTTCTACCTCAGAAGATTTTTAATCCAGCCGATTTTTATAATGCTTTTTATACCTGCTTTTTATTACCAAAAACAAGTCAAAAAGTAA
- a CDS encoding ATP cone domain-containing protein: MKIVKHSGSIVDFNREKLKSSLLKSGADKKVVEEVLQIIEKQIYEGISTKKIYKLAFNLLKKSSHSHAARYNLRTAIQLLGPAGFFFEKFIARLFISEGYLAQTNLFLSGKCVGHEIDVAIMKNNYVEMVECKFHAKSETNSDVKVPMYILSRYNDLKDRNHLIFTEKDKISGCWIVTNNRFTADAMAFAHCSGLQLLSWDYPEKVSLRKRIDEGQLYPITCLTTLTLAEKDKLLVQDIILAQEIINNMEVLEQIGLSPIRVKNVIKEASELCKYI; the protein is encoded by the coding sequence ATGAAAATTGTAAAGCATTCGGGAAGTATAGTCGATTTTAATCGCGAAAAACTTAAGAGTTCCTTGCTCAAATCGGGTGCCGATAAAAAAGTGGTGGAAGAGGTTTTGCAAATCATAGAAAAACAAATCTACGAGGGGATTTCTACCAAAAAAATCTACAAGTTGGCGTTCAACTTGCTCAAAAAATCATCCCATTCTCACGCGGCGCGATACAATCTGAGAACTGCTATTCAATTGCTTGGACCGGCCGGTTTTTTCTTCGAAAAATTCATTGCCCGACTGTTTATTTCAGAAGGTTATTTGGCCCAAACCAACCTTTTTTTATCCGGTAAATGTGTTGGTCACGAGATTGATGTTGCCATCATGAAAAACAATTATGTTGAGATGGTAGAGTGTAAGTTTCATGCCAAAAGCGAAACCAATTCTGATGTCAAAGTACCCATGTATATTTTGTCAAGATATAATGATTTAAAAGATAGAAACCATTTAATTTTTACAGAAAAGGATAAAATATCGGGCTGTTGGATAGTCACCAATAATCGCTTCACCGCCGATGCCATGGCATTTGCCCATTGCTCGGGATTGCAATTGCTGAGTTGGGATTATCCCGAAAAAGTCAGTTTGCGAAAAAGAATAGACGAAGGCCAATTGTATCCCATTACGTGTTTGACCACTTTAACATTGGCAGAAAAAGACAAATTGTTGGTTCAGGATATTATTTTGGCCCAAGAAATCATCAACAATATGGAAGTGCTTGAACAAATTGGCTTAAGTCCGATAAGGGTGAAAAACGTAATCAAAGAAGCTTCCGAACTCTGTAAATACATTTAA
- the rpe gene encoding ribulose-phosphate 3-epimerase: MKNTLIAPSVLAADFANLQRDIEMINASEADWFHIDIMDGVFVPNISFGMPVLEAISKHAKKTIDVHLMIVDPDRYIKTFAGLGANILTVHYEACSHLHRTLQAIKAEGMKAGVALNPHTNVALLEDIIKDIDMVCLMSVNPGFGGQSFIENTYSKIEKLKELIIRKGASTIIEIDGGVTDKNAKKLVQAGADVLVAGNFVFKAENPTQTIVDLKKITTV, from the coding sequence ATGAAGAATACCCTTATTGCACCATCAGTGCTCGCAGCCGATTTTGCCAATCTACAACGCGATATCGAAATGATTAATGCCAGTGAAGCCGATTGGTTCCACATCGACATTATGGATGGTGTTTTTGTTCCGAACATTTCCTTCGGAATGCCGGTTTTGGAAGCCATTTCAAAACATGCTAAAAAAACAATCGACGTACACTTAATGATTGTTGATCCCGATAGATACATCAAAACTTTTGCCGGTTTAGGTGCCAACATTTTAACGGTACACTACGAAGCATGCTCTCATTTACACAGAACGCTACAAGCCATCAAAGCCGAAGGCATGAAAGCCGGTGTAGCTCTCAATCCGCATACCAATGTGGCACTTTTGGAAGATATCATCAAAGACATTGACATGGTTTGCTTAATGAGTGTAAATCCGGGCTTTGGCGGACAATCTTTTATCGAAAATACCTACTCAAAAATTGAGAAGTTAAAAGAATTAATCATTCGTAAAGGCGCTTCAACCATAATAGAGATTGACGGCGGCGTAACCGACAAAAATGCCAAAAAATTAGTGCAAGCCGGAGCAGATGTTTTAGTTGCCGGAAACTTTGTTTTCAAAGCGGAAAACCCAACACAAACTATTGTTGATTTAAAAAAAATCACCACCGTATAA
- a CDS encoding GntR family transcriptional regulator has translation MKIININSQSAQPKYKQIVLSVEMAIAEKRLKRDEKLPSVNKVSLEYSISRDTVLLAYDELKKRGIIYSVLGKGYYVKSVEFTLEQRIFLLFDELNAFKEDLYTSFLYHVNKNFQIDIFFHHFNLEMFKKLVNESKGNYSKYIIMPSNLEIPSEIIATLPLNDTYVLDQTTEAFKEYPAVYQDFVADMYDALMDGLDKIKKYQDLILIFPGEKEPVGMVTGFLKFCRENDCQHSVISTFEKDEIKKGSLFIIPSDRHLVNVIEQAKFQNLVLGIDYGIISYNDTSLKKVVENGITTISTDFNEMGKILAEMINTNLKLHVKNNSKLILRNSI, from the coding sequence ATGAAAATCATCAATATAAATAGTCAATCTGCGCAGCCAAAATACAAACAAATAGTCTTGTCTGTAGAAATGGCTATAGCCGAAAAGCGATTGAAGCGCGATGAGAAATTACCTTCGGTGAACAAAGTGAGTTTGGAGTATTCTATTTCGCGTGACACGGTTTTATTGGCTTATGATGAACTCAAGAAACGAGGTATTATCTACTCGGTTTTGGGTAAAGGCTATTATGTGAAAAGTGTTGAATTTACTTTGGAACAGAGAATTTTTCTGCTGTTTGATGAGTTGAATGCTTTTAAAGAAGATTTGTATACGTCCTTTTTATATCATGTGAATAAGAACTTTCAGATTGATATTTTCTTTCATCATTTTAATTTGGAGATGTTTAAAAAGTTGGTCAATGAAAGCAAAGGCAATTATTCGAAATATATCATAATGCCTTCTAATTTGGAGATTCCGAGCGAAATTATTGCGACTTTGCCATTGAATGATACTTATGTTTTAGACCAAACCACTGAAGCGTTTAAAGAATATCCGGCAGTTTATCAAGATTTTGTGGCCGATATGTATGATGCTTTAATGGATGGTTTGGATAAGATTAAGAAATACCAAGACTTAATTTTAATTTTTCCCGGAGAGAAAGAACCGGTTGGAATGGTGACTGGTTTTCTGAAATTTTGTCGAGAAAATGATTGTCAACATTCTGTAATTTCTACTTTTGAGAAGGATGAGATTAAGAAAGGTAGTTTGTTTATTATTCCGAGTGACCGCCATTTGGTGAATGTGATCGAACAAGCCAAGTTTCAAAATTTAGTTTTGGGCATTGACTACGGGATCATATCCTACAATGATACTTCGCTGAAAAAAGTGGTGGAAAACGGCATTACGACCATTTCTACAGATTTTAATGAAATGGGTAAGATTTTGGCCGAGATGATTAATACTAATTTGAAGTTGCACGTAAAGAACAACTCCAAATTAATACTAAGAAATTCTATTTAA
- a CDS encoding polyribonucleotide nucleotidyltransferase — MIPKVTQETIDLGDGRTITIETGKLAKQADGAVVVRLGDCMLLATAVSARTSNPGVDFLPLTVDYREKFAAAGRFPGGFFKREARPSDSEVLTMRLVDRVLRPLFPDDYHAETQVMIQLMSHDENVMPDALAGLAASAALAVSDIPFYNLISEVRVARIDGKFVINPSRAQLELSDIDMMIGASLDSVAMVEGEMKEISEAEMVEAIKFAHEAIKVQIHAQLRLQEAFGKKEIRTYEGEVEDEAVYKKVKAAAYDKCYAIAQEASGKSERGEKFAAVKEECKALFTEEEYAENADLAGLVGKYFYKTNKEAVRNVILEKGIRLDGRKTTEIRPIWCEIDYLPSVHGSSLFTRGETQALATVTLGTSREANQIDSPSEQGEEKFYLHYNFPPFSTGEAKPLRGTSRREVGHGNLAQRALKNMIPADCPYTIRIVSEVLESNGSSSMATVCAGTMALMDAGVQMVKPVSGIAMGLITDGEKFAVLSDILGDEDHLGDMDFKVTGTADGITACQMDIKIEGLRYDIMEQALGQARDGRLHILGKLTETIATPRADVKKHAPKIIMRTIPGNFIGALIGPGGKVIQELQKATGTTIVINEVDEQGVVEILGTDPDGIAAVLAKIDSIIFKPTVGESYEVKVIKMLDFGAVVEYTAAPGNEVLLHVSELAWERTENVADVVKMGDVFMVKYLGVDPKTRKEKVSKKALLPRPPRDENRPPREDKKDAPKG; from the coding sequence ATGATTCCAAAAGTAACCCAAGAAACAATCGATTTAGGGGATGGAAGAACCATCACAATCGAAACCGGTAAATTAGCCAAGCAAGCAGATGGTGCTGTTGTTGTTAGATTAGGCGACTGTATGCTTTTAGCCACAGCTGTATCAGCAAGAACATCAAACCCTGGTGTAGACTTTTTACCTTTAACGGTAGATTACCGTGAAAAATTTGCCGCTGCAGGAAGATTTCCGGGTGGTTTTTTCAAAAGAGAAGCTCGTCCAAGCGACAGCGAAGTATTGACAATGCGTTTGGTGGACCGTGTTTTACGTCCATTATTTCCAGATGATTACCATGCTGAAACTCAGGTGATGATTCAGTTAATGTCACACGACGAAAACGTGATGCCAGATGCTTTAGCTGGTTTAGCGGCTTCAGCTGCTTTAGCAGTATCAGACATTCCTTTCTACAACTTAATTTCAGAAGTGCGTGTAGCGCGTATCGACGGAAAATTTGTAATCAATCCAAGCAGAGCTCAATTAGAATTATCAGACATCGATATGATGATTGGTGCTTCTTTGGATTCAGTAGCGATGGTAGAAGGTGAAATGAAAGAGATTTCAGAAGCCGAAATGGTTGAAGCTATCAAATTTGCTCACGAAGCCATCAAAGTTCAAATTCACGCTCAGTTAAGATTACAGGAAGCTTTTGGTAAAAAAGAAATCCGTACTTACGAAGGAGAAGTAGAAGATGAAGCAGTTTACAAAAAAGTAAAAGCAGCGGCGTATGACAAATGTTATGCGATTGCACAAGAAGCTTCAGGCAAAAGTGAAAGAGGCGAAAAATTCGCGGCCGTAAAAGAAGAGTGTAAAGCCCTATTTACGGAAGAAGAATACGCTGAAAATGCAGACTTAGCCGGTTTGGTTGGAAAGTATTTCTACAAAACCAACAAAGAAGCTGTTCGTAACGTAATCCTTGAAAAAGGAATTCGTCTAGACGGAAGAAAAACGACTGAAATCAGACCTATCTGGTGTGAAATCGATTATTTGCCATCTGTTCACGGTTCTTCTTTATTTACCCGTGGAGAAACTCAAGCTTTGGCTACGGTGACTTTGGGAACTTCCAGAGAAGCTAACCAAATTGACTCTCCATCAGAACAAGGGGAAGAAAAATTCTATTTACACTACAATTTCCCACCATTCTCAACCGGTGAAGCTAAACCTTTAAGAGGAACTTCACGTAGAGAAGTAGGTCACGGAAACTTAGCTCAAAGAGCTTTAAAAAATATGATTCCTGCTGATTGTCCTTATACCATCCGTATTGTATCTGAAGTTTTAGAATCTAATGGTTCTTCTTCAATGGCTACTGTGTGTGCCGGTACTATGGCTTTGATGGATGCCGGAGTGCAAATGGTAAAACCGGTTTCGGGAATTGCTATGGGATTGATTACTGACGGAGAGAAATTTGCCGTATTGTCTGATATCTTAGGCGATGAAGATCACTTAGGTGATATGGACTTCAAAGTGACCGGAACTGCAGACGGAATTACCGCTTGTCAGATGGATATCAAAATCGAAGGATTACGATATGACATTATGGAACAAGCCTTAGGACAAGCACGTGACGGACGTTTACACATTTTGGGTAAATTGACTGAAACCATTGCTACACCAAGAGCTGACGTTAAGAAACACGCTCCGAAGATCATCATGAGAACCATTCCTGGTAACTTCATTGGTGCCTTAATCGGACCTGGCGGAAAAGTGATTCAAGAATTACAAAAAGCTACGGGAACTACTATCGTGATTAACGAAGTTGACGAACAAGGTGTAGTTGAAATTTTAGGAACAGATCCGGACGGAATTGCAGCGGTATTGGCGAAAATTGATTCTATCATTTTCAAACCAACTGTTGGTGAATCCTATGAAGTGAAAGTTATTAAAATGCTTGACTTTGGTGCTGTGGTAGAATATACCGCTGCTCCGGGCAATGAAGTATTATTACACGTTTCAGAATTGGCTTGGGAAAGAACAGAAAACGTTGCCGATGTTGTAAAAATGGGCGATGTGTTTATGGTAAAATACTTAGGTGTTGACCCTAAAACCAGAAAAGAAAAAGTGTCGAAAAAAGCACTTTTACCAAGACCTCCAAGAGATGAAAACCGTCCTCCGAGAGAAGATAAAAAAGACGCTCCAAAAGGTTAA
- a CDS encoding aldose epimerase family protein, translating to MPNNKAVSQYTLTNKNGMECSVINYGATITAIKIPTANGEKTDVVLGFDTLEDYINSFDLPSAPYLGTAIGRYAGRINNASFTLNGEKVQLTKNHKSHQIHGGLEGFSRKFWEVTSINEDINPSITLEYTSLANEENFPGELNIKVTYTLTENNELKVTFQAKSSEDTVINLTQHSYFNLDGHAKDIASQKLFINAKNILETTTELIPTGNYTELKNHTFDFSSPKNCPISIDNTFVLEGKEAATLYSENTKIKMTVFTNQPGVHIYVGGNCFGQIKGKENADYHPTSAICFETQNFPDAPNHSHFPNSVLRKDEEYLHQTTFKFEKLQP from the coding sequence ATGCCTAACAATAAAGCCGTTTCGCAGTATACATTGACCAACAAAAATGGCATGGAATGCTCCGTAATAAATTATGGCGCAACAATTACCGCTATAAAAATCCCAACTGCAAACGGAGAAAAAACAGATGTGGTTTTGGGTTTTGATACTTTGGAAGACTACATTAATTCGTTTGATTTACCAAGCGCGCCTTATTTAGGAACCGCTATCGGAAGATATGCCGGTAGAATTAACAATGCCTCTTTTACACTAAATGGAGAAAAAGTACAGCTAACCAAAAACCACAAATCCCATCAAATTCACGGCGGATTAGAAGGTTTTAGCAGAAAGTTTTGGGAAGTAACTTCAATCAACGAAGATATAAATCCTTCTATCACTTTAGAATATACCAGTTTAGCTAACGAAGAAAATTTTCCCGGAGAATTAAACATAAAAGTTACTTATACTTTAACCGAAAACAACGAACTAAAAGTCACTTTTCAGGCCAAATCATCCGAAGACACTGTAATCAATTTAACCCAACACAGTTATTTCAACCTTGACGGACATGCAAAAGATATCGCTTCTCAAAAGCTTTTTATCAATGCCAAAAACATACTGGAAACCACAACCGAATTGATCCCGACAGGCAACTATACAGAGTTGAAAAACCATACTTTCGATTTTTCAAGTCCAAAGAATTGCCCAATATCCATCGACAACACTTTTGTTCTGGAAGGAAAAGAAGCGGCAACACTTTACAGCGAAAATACTAAAATAAAAATGACAGTTTTTACCAATCAACCGGGAGTTCATATTTACGTTGGCGGTAATTGTTTTGGCCAAATAAAAGGCAAAGAAAACGCTGATTATCATCCAACCAGCGCCATTTGTTTCGAAACCCAAAACTTCCCCGACGCGCCTAATCACAGTCATTTCCCGAACTCTGTTTTGAGAAAAGACGAAGAATATTTACACCAAACTACATTCAAATTTGAAAAACTACAGCCATGA
- a CDS encoding sigma-70 family RNA polymerase sigma factor translates to MRQLKITKQVTNRETASLDKYLQEIGKVDLITADEEVELAQKIKAGDQRALEKLTKANLRFVVSVAKQYQNQGLTLPDLINEGNLGLIKAAQRFDETRGFKFISYAVWWIRQSILQALAEQSRIVRLPLNKIGSINKINKMYALLEQSNERAPSAEEIAKELDMTVNDVKESMKNSGRHLSMDAPLVEGEDSNLYDVLRSGESPNPDRELIHESLRTEIERSLETLTPREADVVRLYFGLGDQHPMTLEEIGETFDLTRERVRQIKEKAIRRLKHTSRSKILKTYLG, encoded by the coding sequence ATGAGACAACTCAAAATCACCAAGCAGGTAACCAATCGTGAAACTGCTTCCTTAGACAAGTACTTACAAGAAATCGGAAAAGTAGATTTGATTACTGCCGATGAAGAAGTGGAATTAGCACAGAAAATTAAAGCCGGAGACCAAAGAGCCTTGGAAAAATTAACCAAAGCCAATTTGCGTTTCGTAGTTTCTGTAGCAAAACAGTACCAAAATCAAGGTTTGACACTTCCCGATTTGATTAACGAAGGAAACTTAGGTTTAATTAAAGCGGCTCAACGTTTTGATGAAACTCGTGGTTTTAAATTCATTTCTTATGCCGTTTGGTGGATTCGTCAATCTATACTTCAAGCATTAGCTGAACAATCTCGTATCGTTCGTTTACCTTTGAATAAAATTGGCTCCATCAATAAAATTAACAAAATGTACGCCTTGTTAGAGCAATCTAACGAACGTGCACCTTCAGCTGAGGAAATTGCCAAAGAATTGGATATGACTGTAAATGATGTGAAAGAGTCAATGAAAAACTCAGGACGTCACTTATCCATGGATGCACCATTGGTTGAAGGAGAAGATTCTAACCTATACGACGTTTTACGTTCAGGTGAATCTCCAAATCCGGACCGAGAACTGATTCACGAATCATTGCGTACCGAAATTGAACGTTCTTTAGAAACCTTAACCCCAAGAGAAGCAGACGTGGTGCGTTTGTACTTTGGTTTAGGTGACCAACACCCAATGACTTTAGAAGAAATTGGAGAAACTTTCGATTTAACTCGTGAACGTGTACGTCAAATTAAAGAAAAAGCCATCCGTAGATTAAAACACACTTCAAGAAGTAAAATTTTAAAAACATATTTAGGATAA